In Ictalurus furcatus strain D&B chromosome 23, Billie_1.0, whole genome shotgun sequence, a single window of DNA contains:
- the LOC128599761 gene encoding macrophage mannose receptor 1-like: protein MVYTEWSDGSPLGLTLWKLGEPNVMNNYGCVSIQNMELSTYNCNQHMKFFCYKWVPQMVLVEMMMNWEEALQYCRTHYTDLVSVPTDKDLQVAKSTSMTSQTPRVWTGLRYMDGSWFWVNQDPLGNVTSVPSCPMRPFHCGALSAGDDVWENRDCNEKMNFLCNS from the coding sequence ATGGTCTATACTGAGTGGTCTGATGGAAGCCCTTTAGGACTTACTTTGTGGAAACTTGGCGAACCAAATGTCATGAACAATTATGGCTGTGTGAGTATACAAAATATGGAATTGTCTACTTATAACTGTAACCAACATATGAAGTTCTTCTGCTACAAATGGGTGCCCCAGATGGTCTTggtggagatgatgatgaactgGGAAGAGGCACTGCAGTACTGCAGAACACATTACACTGACCTGGTAAGTGTGCCCACCGACAAAGACCTGCAAGTGGCCAAATCGACGAGCATGACCAGTCAGACTCCCAGAGTTTGGACAGGCTTGCGCTACATGGATGGCTCATGGTTCTGGGTGAATCAGGATCCTCTGGGGAACGTGACCTCGGTTCCCTCATGCCCCATGAGACCTTTCCATTGTGGAGCTCTAAGTGCTGGAGATGATGTCTGGGAGAACAGAGACTGCAATGAGAAAATGAACTTCCTTTGCAACTCCTAA